A region from the Benincasa hispida cultivar B227 chromosome 10, ASM972705v1, whole genome shotgun sequence genome encodes:
- the LOC120087673 gene encoding uncharacterized protein LOC120087673 isoform X1, which produces MDESDGVQNQAPNLTSNGAKDSKGKSCKGCLYYSSLQKSKSKTPTCIGLSKTLDQVPNYIVGETELEASKEGRSLADFKYACVGYSVYLEKKDSSNDVQNKQAELPFCVGLEVLLDKRPAEHSQAHVHNKTEVDSPAFPQPRTYKPSYPAGDEYLNRFKRNAALVASGVARNVNRICNYVKESFDDILYPYRRRPK; this is translated from the exons ATGGATGAATCAGACGGAGTTCAAAATCAAGCGCCTAATCTTACCTCTAATGGGGCCAAAGATTCGAAAGGCAAGTCTTGTAAGGGCTGCCTTTATTACTCTTCACTTCagaaatccaaatctaagacacCCACTTGCATTGGATTGTCCAAAACTCTCGACCAAG TACCAAACTACATAGTGGGTGAAACTGAGTTGGAAGCTTCAAAAGAGGGACGCAGTCTTGCAGATTTCAAGTATGCTTGTGTTGGTTACTCTGTCTACTTAGAAAAGAAAGATTCATCAAATGATGTGCAGAACAAGCAAGCTGAGCTCCCCTTCTGCGTTGGTTTAGAG GTATTGTTGGACAAAAGACCAGCTGAACATTCCCAAGCTCATGTTCATAATAAAACTGAAG TAGATAGCCCTGCTTTTCCACAGCCACGTACCTATAAACCATCGTATCCGGCTGGAGACGAGTATCTAAACAG GTTTAAACGAAATGCAGCCCTTGTCGCATCAGGTGTAGCAAGGAATGTGAACAGAATTTGCAACTACGTAAAAGAGAGTTTCGACGATATTTTATACCCTTATCGAAGACGACCGAAATGA
- the LOC120089470 gene encoding GATA transcription factor 5-like produces MEFLEAKALKSSFHWELAMKSAQQDALVEEVWCLNGANLVAGEDFVEVDEFLNFSNGDLEHGSALRVQEDDEYEEFEKNRYSVSLNSNQSGGFPVVGEEDSKSSLLAVELAIPGDSLADLEWVSQFVDDSCSEFSCAAVAFNRSEPEKKLAGTVISCLPTFFPVRPRTKRSRQSRQAKSTGSSLNQSPSSSSSSTSSGVSSAAPWFIFSDAGENVDSLNVSSEPPKKQRKKSSSPSPAALQPTGQIPRRCSHCLVQKTPQWRTGPNGAKTLCNACGVRYKSGRLFPEYRPALSPTFCSGVHSNSHRKVLEMRKTKEVPEPATELSQMVPSY; encoded by the exons ATGGAATTTCTGGAAGCTAAAGCTTTGAAATCAAGTTTCCATTGGGAATTAGCTATGAAATCTGCTCAACAAGATGCTTTGGTGGAGGAAGTTTGGTGTTTGAACGGAGCTAATCTCGTCGCCGGCGAGGATTTTGTTGAAGTCGACGAGTTTTTGAACTTCTCTAATGGCGATTTAGAACATGGGTCCGCTTTGAGAGTTCAAGAAGATGATGAGTATGAAGAGTTTGAGAAGAATCGGTACTCTGTTTCGTTGAATTCGAACCAGTCCGGTGGGTTTCCGGTCGTCGGAGAGGAGGATTCCAAGTCGTCGCTTCTTGCCGTTGAACTTGCTATTCcg GGCGATTCTCTGGCGGACCTTGAATGGGTTTCTCAATTCGTCGACGATTCTTGCTCTGAATTTTCCTGTGCCGCCGTGGCTTTCAACCGCTCCGAACCGGAAAAGAAACTCGCCGGAACTGTAATTTCGTGTTTGCCGACGTTTTTTCCGGTCAGACCGAGGACGAAAAGGTCAAGACAGTCTCGTCAAGCGAAATCCACAGGTTCTTCTCTCAACCAATCGCCATCGTCGTCGTCCTCGTCGACCTCCTCCGGCGTTTCCTCCGCCGCACCTTGGTTTATCTTCTCCGACGCCGGTGAGAACGTGGACTCTTTGAACGTCTCCAGCGAGCCTCCGAAGAAGCAGAGGAAAAAGTCATCGTCGCCGTCGCCAGCGGCTCTTCAACCAACCGGTCAGATTCCGCGGCGGTGCAGCCATTGTCTGGTTCAGAAGACCCCACAGTGGCGGACGGGTCCAAACGGAGCCAAAACACTCTGCAACGCTTGTGGGGTCCGGTATAAATCCGGTCGGCTCTTCCCCGAGTATAGACCGGCGTTAAGTCCCACTTTTTGCAGCGGCGTTCACTCGAACAGTCATCGGAAAGTACTTGAAATGAGGAAGACGAAGGAGGTTCCAGAACCGGCGACCGAGCTGTCCCAAATGGTCCCAAGTTACTAA
- the LOC120087673 gene encoding uncharacterized protein LOC120087673 isoform X3 — protein sequence MDESDGVQNQAPNLTSNGAKDSKGKSCKGCLYYSSLQKSKSKTPTCIGLSKTLDQVPNYIVGETELEASKEGRSLADFKYACVGYSVYLEKKDSSNDVQNKQAELPFCVGLEVLLDKRPAEHSQAHVHNKTEGTTGYHIIFVRLLISEISGDVWEVARFDASFR from the exons ATGGATGAATCAGACGGAGTTCAAAATCAAGCGCCTAATCTTACCTCTAATGGGGCCAAAGATTCGAAAGGCAAGTCTTGTAAGGGCTGCCTTTATTACTCTTCACTTCagaaatccaaatctaagacacCCACTTGCATTGGATTGTCCAAAACTCTCGACCAAG TACCAAACTACATAGTGGGTGAAACTGAGTTGGAAGCTTCAAAAGAGGGACGCAGTCTTGCAGATTTCAAGTATGCTTGTGTTGGTTACTCTGTCTACTTAGAAAAGAAAGATTCATCAAATGATGTGCAGAACAAGCAAGCTGAGCTCCCCTTCTGCGTTGGTTTAGAG GTATTGTTGGACAAAAGACCAGCTGAACATTCCCAAGCTCATGTTCATAATAAAACTGAAGGTACTACAGGTTACCATATCATTTTTGTTCGACTACTAATATCTGAGATATCAGGTGACGTTTGGGAGGTGGCTAGGTTTGATGCCTCATT TAGATAG
- the LOC120087673 gene encoding uncharacterized protein LOC120087673 isoform X4, giving the protein MDESDGVQNQAPNLTSNGAKDSKGKSCKGCLYYSSLQKSKSKTPTCIGLSKTLDQVPNYIVGETELEASKEGRSLADFKYACVGYSVYLEKKDSSNDVQNKQAELPFCVGLEVLLDKRPAEHSQAHVHNKTEGTTGYHIIFVRLLISEISGDVWEVARFDASLY; this is encoded by the exons ATGGATGAATCAGACGGAGTTCAAAATCAAGCGCCTAATCTTACCTCTAATGGGGCCAAAGATTCGAAAGGCAAGTCTTGTAAGGGCTGCCTTTATTACTCTTCACTTCagaaatccaaatctaagacacCCACTTGCATTGGATTGTCCAAAACTCTCGACCAAG TACCAAACTACATAGTGGGTGAAACTGAGTTGGAAGCTTCAAAAGAGGGACGCAGTCTTGCAGATTTCAAGTATGCTTGTGTTGGTTACTCTGTCTACTTAGAAAAGAAAGATTCATCAAATGATGTGCAGAACAAGCAAGCTGAGCTCCCCTTCTGCGTTGGTTTAGAG GTATTGTTGGACAAAAGACCAGCTGAACATTCCCAAGCTCATGTTCATAATAAAACTGAAGGTACTACAGGTTACCATATCATTTTTGTTCGACTACTAATATCTGAGATATCAGGTGACGTTTGGGAGGTGGCTAGGTTTGATGCCTCATT ATACTAA
- the LOC120087673 gene encoding uncharacterized protein LOC120087673 isoform X2, translating into MDESDGVQNQAPNLTSNGAKDSKGKSCKGCLYYSSLQKSKSKTPTCIGLSKTLDQVPNYIVGETELEASKEGRSLADFKYACVGYSVYLEKKDSSNDVQNKQAELPFCVGLEVLLDKRPAEHSQAHVHNKTEDSPAFPQPRTYKPSYPAGDEYLNRFKRNAALVASGVARNVNRICNYVKESFDDILYPYRRRPK; encoded by the exons ATGGATGAATCAGACGGAGTTCAAAATCAAGCGCCTAATCTTACCTCTAATGGGGCCAAAGATTCGAAAGGCAAGTCTTGTAAGGGCTGCCTTTATTACTCTTCACTTCagaaatccaaatctaagacacCCACTTGCATTGGATTGTCCAAAACTCTCGACCAAG TACCAAACTACATAGTGGGTGAAACTGAGTTGGAAGCTTCAAAAGAGGGACGCAGTCTTGCAGATTTCAAGTATGCTTGTGTTGGTTACTCTGTCTACTTAGAAAAGAAAGATTCATCAAATGATGTGCAGAACAAGCAAGCTGAGCTCCCCTTCTGCGTTGGTTTAGAG GTATTGTTGGACAAAAGACCAGCTGAACATTCCCAAGCTCATGTTCATAATAAAACTGAAG ATAGCCCTGCTTTTCCACAGCCACGTACCTATAAACCATCGTATCCGGCTGGAGACGAGTATCTAAACAG GTTTAAACGAAATGCAGCCCTTGTCGCATCAGGTGTAGCAAGGAATGTGAACAGAATTTGCAACTACGTAAAAGAGAGTTTCGACGATATTTTATACCCTTATCGAAGACGACCGAAATGA